One Thermodesulfobacteriota bacterium genomic window carries:
- a CDS encoding M3 family oligoendopeptidase, with protein sequence MTKQTARAKKSGAEGITWDLSDLYSDLKDKKIERDLNRLFNRAEAFEKKYRGKINSNKLTPKVLHGAVEELESISETIGKLLSFAYLVFAADTGKPENGAFLQMIQEKSTEARKHLMFFELEWIKLSNKKVETLLSNKTLAPYKHFLLQERMYKPHRLSEAEEKILDEKANTGSRAFKRLFDEVLNNVKFKIKLDGKQQLMSETQILALLYDPDRNKRKAAAKSLTVGLKENAHVLTFIFNTLVQDHSLNDRLRTFDDPMSSRNLSNEIDKETVDSLMSSCEKNYDMVDTYYGLKKKLLGIKKFYDYDRYAPISDDSQVINYKKSKEIILGSFHSFSPKMANIAQKFFDKNWIDAELRAGKRGGAFSHGTVPSAHPYVFTNYTGTMRDVMTLAHELGHGVHQYLSRSQGYFHSDTPLTTAETASVFAEILVFHNLMESEKNPKTKLALICGKLEDIFATVFRQVVLTRFEESLHHTRREKGELTSENINELWAQANSPMFGKSVEMTDDYRSWWMYIPHFIHSPFYCYAYSFGELLVLSLYSKYINEGNVFVPRYVELLSSGGSDAPEVLLERVGVNIKDPEFWQGGLDLLREMVDEALELSDRVK encoded by the coding sequence ATGACAAAACAAACAGCTAGAGCAAAAAAATCAGGAGCTGAAGGTATAACATGGGATTTATCAGACCTATACTCAGATCTTAAAGATAAAAAGATAGAGCGTGATTTAAATAGGCTTTTTAACAGAGCTGAGGCGTTTGAAAAAAAGTACCGCGGCAAAATTAACTCTAACAAGCTAACGCCCAAAGTTTTACATGGAGCTGTAGAAGAGCTTGAATCTATCTCCGAAACAATTGGCAAGCTACTATCATTTGCATATCTCGTATTCGCCGCAGATACAGGCAAACCTGAGAACGGCGCTTTTCTTCAGATGATTCAGGAAAAGTCCACAGAGGCAAGAAAGCATCTTATGTTTTTTGAGCTTGAGTGGATAAAGCTAAGCAACAAAAAAGTGGAAACACTACTATCAAATAAGACACTTGCACCATACAAGCATTTTCTCCTGCAAGAGCGTATGTACAAGCCTCATAGGCTAAGCGAGGCTGAGGAAAAAATACTAGACGAAAAAGCTAACACTGGCTCGCGCGCTTTTAAAAGACTGTTCGACGAAGTACTAAACAACGTTAAGTTCAAGATTAAGTTAGACGGCAAGCAGCAGTTAATGTCTGAGACACAGATACTTGCCCTACTCTATGATCCAGATAGAAATAAAAGGAAAGCCGCAGCTAAGAGCCTTACGGTCGGCCTTAAAGAAAACGCTCACGTTCTTACTTTTATATTCAACACACTCGTTCAGGATCATTCTTTAAATGACAGACTTAGGACATTTGATGATCCGATGTCATCTAGAAACCTAAGCAATGAAATAGATAAAGAGACTGTCGATTCACTTATGAGCTCATGCGAGAAGAACTACGACATGGTAGACACTTACTACGGTCTTAAGAAAAAGCTGTTGGGAATAAAAAAGTTTTATGACTATGATCGTTATGCTCCGATCTCTGATGACTCCCAGGTTATTAACTATAAAAAGAGTAAGGAAATCATTCTTGGCTCATTTCACAGCTTCTCTCCAAAGATGGCAAATATTGCTCAGAAGTTTTTTGATAAAAACTGGATAGATGCTGAATTAAGAGCCGGTAAAAGGGGCGGAGCATTTAGTCACGGCACAGTGCCGAGCGCGCATCCATATGTGTTTACAAACTACACTGGCACAATGAGGGACGTTATGACGCTTGCTCATGAGCTTGGTCATGGAGTACATCAATACCTCTCTAGAAGTCAGGGATATTTTCATTCAGATACGCCGCTTACCACTGCAGAGACTGCGAGTGTGTTTGCAGAGATACTCGTTTTTCACAACCTTATGGAGTCTGAGAAGAATCCTAAAACTAAGCTTGCGCTTATTTGCGGAAAGCTGGAGGATATATTTGCCACTGTGTTTAGGCAGGTTGTACTCACAAGGTTTGAAGAGTCCCTTCATCACACAAGAAGAGAAAAAGGTGAGCTTACTTCAGAAAATATTAATGAGCTATGGGCACAGGCAAATAGTCCAATGTTTGGAAAATCTGTTGAAATGACAGATGATTACCGCAGCTGGTGGATGTATATCCCGCACTTTATTCATTCTCCTTTTTACTGTTATGCATATTCATTCGGAGAGCTTCTTGTACTTTCGCTATACAGTAAATATATAAATGAAGGAAATGTATTTGTTCCAAGATATGTAGAGCTTTTATCTTCTGGGGGAAGCGATGCGCCGGAGGTACTACTTGAGCGGGTTGGTGTTAATATAAAAGATCCAGAGTTTTGGCAGGGAGGCCTGGATTTGCTAAGAGAAATGGTTGACGAAGCGCTTGAGCTTTCAGATAGGGTTAAATAA
- a CDS encoding mechanosensitive ion channel domain-containing protein, which produces MIEHIDLEHITQTYLIPWGFNIGIALIIFIIGLIVVSIINGIVRRILQKAKLDQILVNFISSIVRWLLLLFVVIAALSRLGLNTNSLIALIGAAGLAIGLSLKDSLQNFAAGVMLLVFRPFKTGDFVEVAGTSGSVEEIKIFSTTLHTPDNKQVIIPNGNIYSDVITNYSATGTRRVDMVFGIAYEDDIATAKGIIEEVLKADNRILRDPEYVIAVGELADSSVNFYVRPWVRTSNYWPVYFDLTEKIKLEFDNNGISIPFPQIDVHTPDQLKDRSQEPAN; this is translated from the coding sequence ATGATTGAACATATAGACTTAGAGCATATTACACAGACCTACTTAATCCCATGGGGCTTTAACATTGGGATTGCTCTTATAATCTTTATTATAGGTCTTATTGTAGTTTCAATTATTAATGGAATCGTAAGAAGGATCCTTCAAAAGGCAAAATTAGATCAGATCTTGGTGAATTTTATATCTTCTATTGTTAGATGGCTGCTCTTACTATTCGTAGTTATAGCAGCGCTTAGCAGATTAGGTCTCAATACTAATTCACTAATTGCACTTATAGGTGCTGCAGGTTTAGCAATCGGATTATCACTTAAGGACTCGCTTCAAAATTTTGCTGCAGGTGTCATGCTTTTAGTATTCAGACCATTTAAAACAGGAGATTTTGTAGAAGTAGCCGGGACTTCAGGCTCTGTTGAAGAAATAAAGATATTCAGCACTACACTCCATACGCCCGACAACAAGCAGGTCATAATTCCAAACGGCAACATCTACTCTGATGTTATCACTAACTATTCCGCGACCGGCACAAGACGAGTGGACATGGTATTCGGTATAGCATACGAAGATGATATTGCGACTGCCAAAGGGATTATTGAAGAAGTACTTAAAGCAGATAATAGAATCCTAAGGGATCCGGAATATGTCATAGCCGTAGGAGAGCTAGCTGACAGCAGCGTGAATTTTTATGTACGCCCCTGGGTTAGAACATCAAACTACTGGCCTGTATATTTCGATCTGACAGAAAAAATCAAACTTGAATTTGATAACAACGGGATCTCCATACCATTCCCACAAATCGAT
- the tyrS gene encoding tyrosine--tRNA ligase: MSFKNPEEQLEIIKRGTAEIISEEELLEKLKKSKQKNEPLKIKAGFDPTAPDLHLGHCVLLKKLREFQNLGHTVQFLIGDFTAMIGDPSGRSETRPPLTEAEVKKNAETYERQVFKILDRDKTQVMFNNDWLGAMSAADLIKLATLGNVARMLERDDFEKRYKSEISISINEFLYPLVQAYDSAQMKSDVEFGGTDQKFNILLGRDVQRHFGQEPQIAILLPILEGLDGVRKMSKSLNNYIAVEDNAQDIFGKVMSISDDLMWRYYELLTYRSEDEIDTLKKGHPMDAKKALAYELTAWLQGEEGAEMAKKDFDTKFSNREFPEDAREVNLAKNDSRTVLDLVVESSASLKSRGEAKRLILQGGLSIDGEKFTDINTSCPQGETLKLKIGKKEFVVVKIEAS, translated from the coding sequence TTGAGTTTTAAAAACCCCGAAGAACAACTTGAAATCATAAAGCGCGGCACAGCTGAGATTATCTCTGAAGAGGAACTTTTAGAGAAGCTTAAAAAGTCCAAGCAGAAAAATGAGCCTCTTAAAATTAAGGCCGGTTTTGATCCTACTGCTCCAGATCTTCATCTTGGGCACTGCGTACTCTTAAAAAAATTAAGAGAATTTCAGAATCTTGGACACACGGTGCAGTTTCTAATTGGCGACTTCACCGCAATGATAGGAGATCCCTCCGGAAGATCAGAGACAAGACCACCTCTTACAGAGGCTGAGGTAAAAAAGAACGCAGAAACCTATGAGAGGCAAGTGTTTAAGATATTAGATCGTGACAAGACCCAAGTCATGTTTAATAATGACTGGTTAGGGGCTATGAGCGCTGCTGATCTCATAAAACTGGCAACCCTCGGCAATGTAGCCCGAATGCTCGAGCGCGACGATTTTGAAAAACGCTATAAGAGTGAGATTTCAATTTCAATAAACGAGTTTTTGTATCCGCTAGTTCAAGCCTATGATTCAGCCCAGATGAAATCTGATGTTGAGTTTGGTGGGACCGATCAGAAATTCAATATCCTATTAGGAAGAGATGTTCAGCGCCACTTTGGACAAGAGCCGCAGATCGCAATTTTGCTGCCAATTCTAGAAGGGCTCGACGGCGTTAGAAAGATGTCTAAATCGCTTAATAACTACATAGCTGTTGAAGATAATGCCCAGGATATATTTGGCAAAGTAATGTCTATTTCTGATGATCTGATGTGGCGCTACTATGAGCTATTAACATACAGATCAGAAGATGAAATAGATACTCTTAAAAAGGGTCATCCGATGGATGCAAAGAAAGCTCTTGCCTATGAACTTACTGCCTGGCTTCAGGGCGAAGAAGGCGCAGAGATGGCCAAGAAAGACTTTGACACTAAGTTTTCAAACCGCGAGTTTCCTGAGGATGCAAGAGAAGTAAATCTAGCCAAGAACGATAGCCGTACTGTGCTCGATCTGGTAGTAGAGTCCTCAGCCAGTTTAAAGAGTAGGGGAGAAGCCAAGAGGCTCATACTCCAAGGCGGGCTCAGTATTGATGGGGAAAAATTTACAGATATAAATACATCATGTCCTCAAGGTGAGACTCTCAAGCTCAAAATCGGCAAAAAAGAGTTTGTAGTTGTAAAAATAGAAGCAAGTTAG
- a CDS encoding GatB/YqeY domain-containing protein produces the protein MGLLEQIPQDLKDALRNKKKLELSVLRMLQSALKNKEIDKNKEALTDEDVIGVVGAEIKKRRDAAKEFEKVNRPDAAEQEKAEIQILMKYMPEQMGEDEIREIVKKAVQETGAEGMKDIGKVMKVLMPEVKGKADGSVVNTIVRQELGE, from the coding sequence ATGGGATTATTAGAACAAATACCACAAGATCTTAAAGACGCACTAAGAAATAAAAAGAAGCTTGAGCTTTCGGTGCTTCGTATGCTGCAATCTGCGCTTAAGAACAAAGAAATCGATAAGAACAAAGAAGCGCTTACCGATGAAGATGTAATAGGTGTAGTTGGAGCAGAAATAAAAAAGAGAAGAGACGCAGCTAAAGAGTTTGAGAAAGTGAACCGTCCAGACGCAGCTGAGCAAGAAAAAGCTGAGATTCAAATCCTTATGAAATATATGCCAGAGCAGATGGGTGAGGATGAAATAAGAGAAATTGTAAAAAAAGCTGTTCAAGAAACCGGGGCAGAAGGTATGAAGGATATTGGCAAAGTTATGAAGGTTTTAATGCCAGAAGTTAAGGGCAAGGCCGACGGCTCAGTTGTGAACACCATAGTCAGACAAGAACTTGGTGAATAG
- the hpt gene encoding hypoxanthine phosphoribosyltransferase translates to MSIVINDKRFKKLIDYSEISHKVDELAQKITRDHAGRDLLIVGVLKGGIIFMSDLMRSLDIDPEIDFLQVSSYKDEMEAGELELISDVKTTLTNKNVLLVEDLIDTGKTLEFIRADILSKQPSSFKICTLIKKKNSSQASINIDYVGFEIGNEFIVGYGMDYAEKGRSLRDIYVIDP, encoded by the coding sequence ATGTCCATCGTGATAAACGACAAAAGATTCAAAAAACTTATAGATTATTCGGAGATATCACATAAAGTAGACGAACTTGCTCAAAAAATTACTCGTGACCACGCTGGGCGAGATCTTTTAATAGTAGGTGTTTTAAAAGGCGGCATAATTTTTATGTCCGATCTAATGCGCAGTCTAGATATAGATCCTGAGATAGATTTCTTACAGGTGTCTAGCTACAAAGATGAAATGGAAGCGGGGGAGCTTGAGCTAATTAGTGATGTAAAAACCACTCTCACCAATAAAAATGTATTACTGGTTGAAGACTTAATAGATACAGGCAAAACACTTGAATTTATTAGAGCAGATATTCTATCTAAACAGCCTTCGTCATTTAAAATTTGTACTCTAATTAAGAAAAAAAACAGCAGCCAGGCAAGCATAAATATTGATTACGTTGGCTTTGAGATAGGCAATGAATTCATAGTCGGCTACGGCATGGACTACGCAGAAAAAGGCAGGAGCTTACGCGATATATATGTAATTGACCCTTAA